The Plasmodium brasilianum strain Bolivian I chromosome 14, whole genome shotgun sequence genome contains a region encoding:
- a CDS encoding calcyclin binding protein encodes MESGKISELNEDIVEFNKLLSLALRENVKRKIIECIEKTTVDIAKLKIEGSQTPNKINDTNLQLNESNNTSYNSVQSFAWNQEGNKVTVFLTVKNVQNIEKGKIFTEFNERSFEIKMHDVDKKNYRFCIKKLHEKIVPSKCSIKVRKDAIHVYLIKHDNKYWDNLHFKESPMSKIRAPKMDEQAEPSTMLMNMMKQLYQEGDSDMKRTIAKAWCEANEKKSDFSIPNF; translated from the coding sequence aTGGAATCGGGAAAAATTAGCGAGCTGAATGAAGATATAGTAGAATTTAATAAGTTGTTGTCCTTAGCATTAAGAGAAAATGtcaaaaggaaaataatagaatGCATAGAAAAAACAACTGTTGATATAGCAAAATTAAAGATTGAAGGAAGTCAAACcccaaataaaataaatgacaCAAACTTACAATTAAATGAGAGCAATAATACCTCATATAATTCTGTTCAATCCTTTGCATGGAATCAAGAAGGAAATAAAGTTACTGTTTTTTTAACAGTTAAAAATGTgcaaaatattgaaaaaggaaaaatttttacagaatttaatgaaagatcttttgaaataaaaatgcatgatgtagataaaaaaaattatcgtttctgtattaaaaaattgcatgaaaaaattgtacCAAGCAAATGTTCTATAAAAGTTAGAAAGGATGCAATTCATGTATACCTAATCAAACACGATAATAAATATTGGGATAATCTACATTTTAAAGAATCTCCCATGTCCAAAATTAGAGCTCCTAAAATGGATGAACAAGCTGAACCCTCTACTATGCTTATGAACATGATGAAACAACTATATCAGGAGGGAGACAGCGATATGAAAAGAACAATAGCGAAAGCATGGTGTGAAgcaaatgaaaagaaatcGGATTTTTCTAttccaaatttttaa
- a CDS encoding COPI associated protein — MSKMTEMSKMTEMSKMTEMSKMTEMSKMTEMSKMNIPNFSLRFLSMASGALMITAGILNVFNLFQIVINLYIICSGVLLILCDIKTFTFYRYIEFLFTVVGRSLYILIIASIIINKGLLSLLIGLILIVIAAMYVTLGYYNGIPIPLMDKRNCVSSFPDQKNNARSTCSMETTDGFN, encoded by the exons ATGAGTAAAATGACCGAAATGAGTAAAATGACCGAAATGAGTAAAATGACCGAAATGAGTAAAATGACCGAAATGAGTAAAATGACTGAAATGAGTAAAATG AATATACCAAATTTTAGCTTAAGATTTTTATCAATGGCTTCGG GAGCACTGATGATAACAGCTGGAATTTTAAACgtctttaatttatttcaaatagttataaatttatacattatatgtTCGGGGgtattgttaattttatgtgATATAAAAACGTTTACcttttatagatatatagagTTCTTATTCACAGTGGTTGGTAGAAGTctttatattcttataatagCATcgattataattaataaaggGTTACTTAGTTTATTAATAGGATTAATCCTTATTGTAATAGCGGCCATGTATGTCACATTAGGTTATTATAATGGTATACCTATACCACTTATGGATAAACGTAATTGCGTGAGTAGCTTCCCAGATCAGAAAAATAATGCAAGAAGTACTTGTTCTATGGAAACAACAGATGGTTTTAATTAA
- a CDS encoding hypothetical protein (conserved Plasmodium protein), producing MKRNVSPSLQREITLCNSQKNNKSCFVFSLNSKFQLILGGYSEQRESLKEDVENLKLLLNYEICFILFNVNKYTPKCKWVFILWTPDENVHNALKWKEKKVYIKKNSCIQIFEKEKKYSDICYMNKLIYHNVKNNVIDIIDDNDVSLLEINNFDELETCITTRANYANNNNLADLERSHINKQNNFFHSDVNNHLYNCYFLNSELWNGYSALRRRSGSNDSNKGGSDNMCSSLLTDVKLLANESNTCLNMLKVNIDDLTLSSHHLIIDNIEAVQDITQDQNIFYIIYKILDSYTFFYVCNYGSCTTKEKFVYSFFKPHIIEFLKKKNIHIFLSVEMGKVKHLINFINSDVVKKRESMLEENSLEENSLYGKNVKMKKEANNLIIQKVKNNNKNIFPINESVIIEDKESFEKQSNNNESVHNLIMKKYSFNSRASNMSAKKSSNTNSTSISLKKHSLSVDQINSFNLKNKKKNFTTSSTRKCNSASYLLEKRVSLKLFNIKNENLSKFAIEEAVGGKKKKKEKKSKTLPTLLKSKSLSLNKYSSISLESKKSYALDKQNSLDIDKKKKKLYI from the exons atgaagagaaaTGTAAGTCCTTCATTACAGAGGGAGATTACTTTGTGCAACAGccagaaaaataataaaagttgtTTTGTCTTTTCTTTGAACAGTAAAT TTCAGCTCATTTTAGGCGGATACTCAGAACAAAGAGAAAGCTTAAAAGAGGAtgtagaaaatttaaaacttcttctaaattatgaaatatgttttatattatttaacgttaataaatatactcCAAAATGTAAATGGGTTTTTATCCTATGGACACCTGACGAAAATGTCCATAACGCGCTAaaatggaaagaaaaaaaagtgtacataaaaaaaaatagctgcatacaaatatttgaaaaggaaaaaaagtatagcgatatatgttatatgaaTAAGCTCATATATCACAATGtgaaaaataatgttatCGATATAATTGATGATAATGATGTTTCACTGCTTGAGATAAACAATTTTGATGAATTAGAAACATGTATAACCACAAGGGCAAATTatgcaaataataataatttagcAGATTTGGAAAGAAGTCATATAAATAAGCAGAACAACTTTTTCCACTCGGATGTGAATAACCATTTGTATAATTGTTATTTCCTGAACTCGGAACTCTGGAACGGTTATAGCGCATTAAGACGTAGGAGCGGCAGTAATGATAGCAACAAAGGCGGCAGTGATAACATGTGTTCCTCGCTATTGACTGATGTGAAGCTGCTTGCCAATGAAAGCAACACATGCTTAAACATGTTAAAGGTAAACATAGATGACCTGACACTGAGTAGTCATCACTTAATAATAGATAATATAGAAGCAGTTCAGGATATTACACAAGatcaaaacattttttatattatttataaaatccTTGATTCTTACACCTTTTTCTATGTTTGCAACTATGGTAGCTGTAcgacaaaagaaaaattcgtttattcttttttcaaacCGCATAttattgaatttttaaaaaaaaaaaatatacatatatttttgagtGTCGAAATGGGGAAAGTTAAACACTTAATCAATTTTATTAACTCCGATGTAGtcaaaaaaagggaaagcATGCTAGAAGAAAACTCCCTAGAAGAAAATTcattatatggaaaaaacgttaaaatgaaaaaggaggCTAACAATTTGATTATCCAAAAAgttaagaataataataaaaacatatttccAATAAATGAATCAGTTATTATAGAAGATAAAGAATCATTTGAAAAacaaagtaataataacgaaTCTGTGCATAActtaattatgaaaaaatattccttcAATTCTAGAGCAAGTAATATGTCAGCTAAAAAGAGTAGTAACACAAACTCTACTTCCATATCGTTAAAAAAGCACAGTCTTTCCGTAGACCAAATTAATTCATTCAAtcttaaaaacaaaaaaaaaaattttaccaCTTCGTCAACAAGGAAATGTAACAGTGCATCTTATTTGTTAGAAAAAAGAGTCTCCTTAAAGTTGTTCAAcataaaaaacgaaaatttATCTAAATTTGCGATAGAAGAAGCAGttggaggaaaaaaaaaaaaaaaagaaaaaaaaagtaaaacattACCAACTCTCTTAAAGAGCAAATCTTTAAgcctaaataaatattcgtCAATTTCTTTGGAATCTAAAAAATCATATGCTTTAGATAAACAAAATTCACTTGAcatagacaaaaaaaaaaaaaaattatatatttaa
- a CDS encoding hypothetical protein (conserved Plasmodium protein), protein MSRGLTKLLEVSLFVGGFLVIWYVTGERMFKRKKQIVKENILLILRHLCLEIYKVLNETSKTTRNVYDMLKNEPNASIELSKLEEVLLNNGYKKKIEEAEKEVLDRFKISVDDFYEELKNYEKDEDVQKYLDSIKKMYNESLLGFQPKLPSIDQNISQDVIINLTNLIYKEKRKVYKSKIDSMIKKDENFNIDTTFSNSEFFEKLQKSTEHVEEKIIKENSDLVPNMFTFKYLVNYYSNDTSFLQKKKYLESKHGEKMIKILKIKKNKRKKKCAKDNGSNNGSNNGSNNGSINSSIRSIPSQNSLMGNTSSDKNGGSGGGIGNSSNNSNSNIDSKSKIKCNNNSNCSSSSSIGNFENKFISGEVKASEAPPELNADEKLNATEENKTQKDVITNAHEPKKDKEMFQHISYSYNENNENNNTSYTTNYQQDKGNDGFLQMDGRYDLKRVEVEDQMEINELSGMNEINENSVVTNLNYVQDSKSEEIAEDGREQVNEANGEEGRRGVVEYVEGSTHKDTEKEKCMFTKKESFEDEEKIRVGSITEKKDVENVNENINITLELKEIIENKVHGEGEHAIYKDELQLEKTAHSNEVAKGNSVMNEKEEINEEGKEAVGKNGVADDIGEDCENAQSVSENDDTGEGADADAGETTEWKTVDENENEEENESKEPNEDSKNLYDAKEEDKWSLSEMLSHKDESNENENEENEKLANEKLANEKLANEKLANEELANEELANEELANEKLAKDKLADEKDDENKKNSLTKNVTQKKKKKKKNSKKNI, encoded by the coding sequence ATGAGCAGGGGGCTGACGAAGCTGCTGGAAGTGAGTCTTTTTGTTGGGGGCTTCCTAGTAATCTGGTATGTGACAGGAGAAAGGATGTTTaagaggaaaaaacaaatagtgaaggaaaatatattgttaatacTTAGACACCTGTgcttagaaatatataaagtattAAATGAGACTTCAAAAACTACGAGAAATGTGTACGATATGCTTAAAAATGAACCGAATGCAAGTATTGAGTTAAGCAAATTGGAGGAAGTGCTATTAAATAATgggtataaaaaaaaaatcgaagAAGCTGAAAAAGAAGTATTAGATAGATTTAAAATAAGTGTTGACGATTTTTacgaagaattaaaaaactaTGAAAAAGATGAGGATGTACAGAAATATTTAgattcaattaaaaaaatgtataatgaGTCTTTACTTGGATTTCAGCCAAAATTACCATCAATTGATCAAAATATATCACAAGATGTAATTATcaatttaacaaatttaatatataaagaaaaaagaaaagtatataaatcaaaaattGATTCAATGATTAAAAAAGACGAAAATTTCAATATCGATACCACATTTTCAAATTCagaattttttgaaaaattgcAAAAGTCAACTGAACATGtagaggaaaaaattattaaagagAACTCAGATCTTGTCCCAAATATGtttacttttaaatatttagtaAACTACTATTCGAATGATACCagttttttgcaaaaaaagaaatatttggAATCCAAGCACGGCGAAAAAATGatcaaaattttgaaaataaagaaaaacaagagaaagaaaaagtgTGCAAAGGATAATGGTAGTAACAATGGAAGCAACAATGGCAGTAACAATGGCAGTATCAATAGCAGCATAAGGAGCATTCCCAGTCAAAATTCACTGATGGGCAATACCAGTTCGGACAAAAATGGTGGAAGTGGTGGTGGTATCGGTAATAGCAGTAacaacagtaacagtaacattGACAGTAAAagcaaaattaaatgtaataataatagtaattgtagcagcagtagtagtatTGGTAACTTcgaaaacaaatttatttctGGTGAAGTCAAGGCAAGTGAGGCACCCCCCGAGTTAAATGCCGATGAAAAACTTAACGCTACTGAGGAAAATAAAACGCAGAAAGATGTAATAACTAATGCACATGAACCCAAAAAAGACAAAGAAATGTTTCAACACATTAGTTATAGCTATAATgagaataatgaaaataacaaTACTTCTTATACTACCAATTATCAGCAAGATAAAGGAAACGATGGTTTTCTCCAAATGGATGGTAGGTATGATTTGAAACGAGTGGAAGTGGAAGATCAAATGGAGATAAATGAGCTAAGCGGGAtgaatgaaataaatgaGAATTCAGTTGTAACCAATTTAAATTATGTGCAGGATAGTAAAAGTGAAGAGATAGCGGAGGACGGGAGAGAACAAGTGAACGAAGCAAATGGAGAGGAGGGCAGGAGAGGAGTAGTAGAATATGTAGAAGGAAGTACGCACAAAGACacggaaaaggaaaaatgcatgttcacaaaaaaagaatCATTTGAAGATGAAGAGAAAATAAGAGTAGGGAGTATTACAGAAAAGAAAGACGTTGAAAatgttaatgaaaatataaatataacgctagaattaaaagaaattatagaaAACAAAGTACATGGGGAGGGTGAACATGCTATATACAAGGATGAATTACAATTAGAAAAAACAGCACACAGTAATGAAGTTGCTAAGGGGAACAGTGTAATGAATGAAAAAGAGGAAATTAATGAAGAGGGTAAAGAAGCAGTTGGAAAAAATGGCGTTGCTGACGATATAGGAGAAGACTGTGAAAATGCACAGAGTGTATCTGAGAACGATGATACAGGTGAAGGTGCAGATGCAGATGCAGGTGAAACGACTGAGTGGAAAACCGTCGACGAGAATGAAAACGAAGAGGAAAATGAATCGAAAGAACCGAATGAGGATagcaaaaatttatatgatgCAAAAGAGGAAGATAAATGGAGTTTGTCGGAGATGCTATCACACAAAGATGAATccaatgaaaatgaaaatgaagaaaatgagAAATTAGCAAATGAGAAATTAGCAAATGAGAAATTAGCAAATGAGAAATTAGCAAATGAGGAATTAGCAAATGAGGAATTAGCAAATGAGGAATTAGCAAATGAGAAATTAGCAAAAGATAAATTGGCAGATGAAAaagatgatgaaaataagaaaaatagcTTAACCAAAAATGTgacgcaaaaaaaaaaaaagaaaaaaaaaaattcgaaaaaaaatatataa